The following proteins are co-located in the Silene latifolia isolate original U9 population chromosome 1, ASM4854445v1, whole genome shotgun sequence genome:
- the LOC141611686 gene encoding uncharacterized protein LOC141611686, translating to MKTDRKPPLARSPMRLRNRRVLQPSNIITPLRTPSATLTKPQMKESEMRPENQAMSFELMALSKMVQDELGTMNAKNYSSSTGTSNIGPAFERGRFYDEYVARRNERLRRKLIENEVDEPKTAYNLGVKVESSMKKDFKKKTESVRKPVGSAYVDRIQHSRYSLRSTVKKPPPLPVPMDIEEKITTRRTATVSRTRRVY from the exons ATGAAGACTGATCGAAAGCCTCCTCTTGCTCGATCTCCGATGCGCCTTCGCAATCGCCGTGTTCTTCAACCTTCTAACATCATCACCCCTTTGCGTACTCCTTCTG CTACATTGACCAAACCCCAGATGAAAGAATCAGAAATGAGACCCGAAAACCAAGCAATGTCATTCGAATTAATGGCTCTGTCGAAAATGGTACAAGATGAACTTGGTACAATGAATGCTAAGAATTACTCATCATCAACTGGTACATCAAATATAGGGCCGGCTTTTGAGAGAGGTCGATTCTACGATGAATACGTTGCTAGAAGGAACGAGAGGCTAAGGAGGAAGCTAATCGAGAACGAGGTGGATGAGCCTAAAACTGCTTATAATCTTGGAGTTAAGGTTGAATCATCAATGAAGAAAGATTTCAAGAAGAAAACTGAGAGTGTCAGGAAACCTGTGGGTTCTGCTTATGTTGATCGAATCCAACATTCGCGGTATTCACTGAGGAGTACTGTCAAGAAGCCTCCTCCATTGCCTGTGCCTATGGATATCGAGGAGAAGATCACAACAAGGAGGACGGCTACTGTTTCGAGAACAAGGAGAGTGTATTAG
- the LOC141611680 gene encoding large ribosomal subunit protein uL3m-like, producing the protein MSIAKGVLFSRLRTLIIPQSLTSTTITTQFRMFSSEILIPETQVINPRIIEPKPSIMTTKSQRTGLIAIKCGMTAVWDKWGARVPVSVLWFDDNVVSQVKTVEKEGIFALQVGCSHKKPKHLTKPELGHFRAQGVPLKRKLREFPVTEDALLPVGTTINVRHFLPGQYVDVTGITKGKGFQGVMKRHNFDGGPASHGSSKFHRGGGSTGQRDDPGKVFKGRKMPGRMGGAQRTVKKVWVYKIDPSRNLMWVRGQVPGAVGNFVFVKDAFGVTRDLTKVPFPTYFTPEDEDDEALLPMLADLGEIDPFMAAD; encoded by the exons ATGTCAATCGCAAAAGGGGTTTTATTCTCCCGACTAAGAACCCTAATTATCCCACAATCACTcacatcaacaacaataacaacccaGTTCAGAATGTTCAGTTCTGAGATCTTAATCCCAGAAACCCAAGTCATCAATCCCAGAATCATTGAACCTAAACCTAGTATTATGACTACAAAATCACAAAGAACTGGCTTAATTGCGATTAAATGTGGGATGACTGCTGTTTGGGATAAATGGGGTGCTCGTGTTCCTGTTTCTGTTCTTTGGTTTGATGATAATGTTGTTTCTCAGGTTAAAACTGTTGAGAAAGAAGGAATCTTTGCTCTACAG GTTGGATGCTCGCACAAGAAGCCAAAACATCTTACAAAACCTGAGTTGGGTCACTTTAGAGCTCAAGGAGTTCCGCTGAAGAGGAAATTGAGGGAGTTCCCAGTGACTGAAGATGCTCTTCTTCCTGTTGGTACTACAATTAACGTTCGACATTTTCTTCCTGGACAATACGTGGATGTCACTGGAATTACAAAAGGCAAGGGATTTCAG GGTGTAATGAAACGGCATAATTTCGATGGAGGGCCTGCATCCCATGGTTCATCAAAATTCCATCGGGGTGGTGGTTCAACAGGCCAGAGGGATGATCCTGGAAAA GTTTTCAAGGGCAGAAAGATGCCTGGGCGTATGGGTGGTGCTCAGCGGACAGTTAAAAAGGTTTGGGTCTATAAGATAGACCCTTCGAGAAACTTGATGTGGGTTAGAGGCCAA GTCCCCGGTGCTGTCGGAAACTTTGTGTTTGTGAAAGACGCATTTGGCGTGACACGAGATTTAACAAAGGTTCCTTTCCCGACCTATTTCACACCAGAAGACGAGGATGATGAAGCTTTGTTGCCTATGCTTGCAGATCTCGGGGAAATAGATCCATTCATGGCAGCAGATTAG